One part of the Culicoidibacter larvae genome encodes these proteins:
- a CDS encoding energy-coupling factor transporter transmembrane component T family protein — MNITIGRYLDVDSIIHRLNPKVKFLGFLVLIILLFLSNAWYYYTAIAGAVLVIAMLARIPIKVVWQGIYSLRFLILIMFVFNLFFSQTGNLLWEFGFIKIYDESLVRVTVLIVRLILMITLASILTLTTKPLDLTAGLEDLMQPLKVVRFPAGDVALMISIALRFIPTLTDEADKIMKAQASRGASLSEGKIATRIRHFVSLLIPLFVISFRRAENLGIAMEARGYRSSEGRTRLYELKWTRLDIWAMIILAVASAAFVALAFLV; from the coding sequence ATGAATATTACCATTGGTCGTTATCTTGATGTTGATTCAATTATTCATCGTCTCAATCCCAAAGTGAAGTTTTTGGGATTTTTAGTGTTGATTATTTTATTGTTTTTAAGTAACGCATGGTACTATTATACGGCAATAGCTGGGGCTGTTTTGGTGATTGCAATGTTGGCACGAATTCCGATTAAGGTAGTATGGCAAGGGATTTATTCCTTACGCTTTTTGATTCTTATTATGTTTGTTTTCAACTTGTTTTTTTCGCAAACCGGAAACTTACTTTGGGAGTTTGGTTTTATTAAGATTTATGATGAGAGTCTAGTGCGGGTAACTGTTTTGATTGTACGCTTAATATTGATGATTACCTTGGCTTCAATTTTAACTTTAACTACTAAACCACTAGATTTGACTGCCGGACTTGAAGATTTGATGCAACCGCTTAAAGTTGTTCGTTTTCCGGCTGGTGATGTGGCTTTAATGATTTCAATTGCTTTACGGTTTATTCCTACTTTAACTGATGAGGCAGACAAGATTATGAAGGCTCAGGCATCGCGGGGGGCAAGCTTATCCGAAGGGAAGATTGCAACCCGGATCCGACATTTTGTTTCGCTTTTAATACCACTTTTTGTAATATCGTTTCGTCGTGCTGAAAATTTGGGTATTGCTATGGAAGCTCGCGGATATCGTTCAAGTGAAGGGCGGACCCGGTTGTACGAATTAAAGTGGACGCGCCTTGATATATGGGCAATGATTATTCTTGCTGTTGCAAGTGCAGCCTTTGTGGCTTTGGCATTTTTAGTTTAG
- a CDS encoding energy-coupling factor transporter ATPase encodes MILKLEHVSHEYVSAVRSHTGIVDVSLDLSGHHFSALVGHTGSGKSTLMQHLNALLQPTSGTVWIDENAVTSAKNKQLYPVRQRVGLVFQNPEYQLFEETVAKDVMYGPMNYGATAEEALERAKEALMMVGLSEEFLERYPLEMSGGQMRRVAIAGILAMNPDVLVLDEPTVGLDPLGQTEMMELFKHLYDEYQKTIIIATHNMDVVADYAHRVVVLEGGELVYDGEPHQLFIDEQLAQSLHLEIPHIYKVVLNLQRKGRIAADFGAPFNAERLAEALKEK; translated from the coding sequence ATGATTTTAAAGTTGGAGCATGTAAGTCATGAATATGTGAGCGCTGTGCGGAGTCATACCGGAATTGTTGATGTTTCGCTTGATTTGAGTGGTCATCACTTTTCAGCCTTAGTTGGTCATACCGGTAGTGGTAAGTCAACGTTAATGCAGCATTTGAACGCATTGCTGCAGCCAACTTCTGGGACTGTTTGGATTGATGAGAATGCTGTGACCAGTGCTAAAAATAAGCAATTGTATCCGGTTCGTCAACGGGTAGGTTTGGTTTTTCAGAATCCCGAGTATCAGTTGTTTGAGGAAACCGTAGCTAAGGATGTTATGTACGGACCGATGAATTATGGTGCAACTGCTGAGGAAGCTTTAGAACGGGCGAAGGAAGCTCTAATGATGGTTGGTTTGTCTGAGGAGTTTTTGGAGCGTTATCCGCTTGAGATGAGTGGTGGGCAGATGCGTCGGGTGGCGATTGCCGGAATTCTGGCAATGAATCCTGATGTGTTAGTTTTAGATGAGCCAACAGTTGGTCTTGATCCGCTAGGTCAGACGGAAATGATGGAGTTATTTAAGCACTTGTATGATGAATACCAGAAGACTATTATTATTGCTACTCACAATATGGATGTTGTTGCTGATTATGCGCACCGGGTAGTTGTGCTTGAAGGTGGCGAGTTGGTTTATGATGGTGAGCCGCATCAACTGTTTATTGACGAACAGTTGGCACAGTCATTACATTTAGAAATTCCTCATATATATAAAGTAGTCCTTAATCTACAACGTAAAGGGCGAATAGCCGCTGATTTCGGTGCTCCGTTTAACGCAGAGCGTTTGGCAGAAGCACTAAAGGAGAAGTAG
- a CDS encoding energy-coupling factor transporter ATPase — MNISVENITFKYDDTVILDDLSLTIESGQYIAIVGANGSGKTTLARILAGLLLPQEGQVKIDDAIIVEDNIYDLREHIGMVFQNPEDQFVGVTVRDDIAFGLENYGVERDEMIALIDEFSKRTGVDQLLNREPSHLSGGQKQRVAIASALALHPDFIIFDEATSMLDPEGRHDVQAVIRELFNETHKTIIMITHDLDEALASDRMIVMNQGVIVADDHPHTIFASDIDLGQYHLAEPFVVELSKTLKAAGLIDRVYFDEKELVQAL; from the coding sequence GTGAATATAAGTGTAGAAAATATTACATTTAAATACGATGATACGGTCATTTTAGATGACCTTTCTTTAACTATTGAATCCGGACAGTATATTGCGATAGTTGGTGCCAATGGTTCGGGGAAGACAACACTTGCCCGAATTTTGGCAGGATTATTGCTGCCTCAGGAAGGTCAAGTTAAAATTGATGATGCAATTATTGTCGAAGATAATATTTATGATTTGCGCGAGCACATTGGTATGGTTTTCCAAAACCCTGAGGATCAATTTGTTGGTGTAACAGTGCGCGATGATATTGCTTTTGGATTGGAAAATTATGGAGTCGAGCGCGATGAAATGATTGCATTGATTGATGAGTTTTCAAAACGAACCGGAGTTGATCAGCTGTTAAATCGGGAACCATCACATTTGTCCGGCGGACAGAAACAGCGGGTGGCAATTGCCTCGGCGTTGGCTTTGCATCCGGATTTTATTATTTTTGATGAGGCGACTTCGATGTTGGATCCTGAAGGTCGCCATGATGTTCAGGCTGTTATTCGCGAATTGTTTAATGAGACCCATAAGACGATTATTATGATTACCCATGATTTAGATGAGGCACTTGCCAGTGATCGAATGATTGTTATGAATCAGGGTGTTATTGTAGCTGATGATCACCCGCATACCATTTTTGCAAGTGATATTGACCTTGGTCAGTATCATCTTGCTGAGCCTTTTGTCGTTGAGCTTTCAAAAACACTGAAAGCTGCCGGTTTGATTGATCGGGTTTATTTTGATGAAAAGGAATTGGTGCAGGCGTTATGA
- the ispE gene encoding 4-(cytidine 5'-diphospho)-2-C-methyl-D-erythritol kinase — protein MGEVIEKAYAKINLTLDVLFKRDDGYHEVEMIMTSLELADYLSFSKRDDKQILLSAEGGSIPVNEENLCYKAAFLLQQHFGVEYGVNIAINKQIPVAAGLAGGSSDAAATLRGLNTLWELKLSLGELEELGAQIGSDVPFCVRGNTALARGRGEVLELIAPMPSCFVVLAKPKFGFSTARVYDILNLNNIVHPDTTAMIAAIESQDVTQIGALLSNVLANYNKDEIVKIKQVMDASTTQGVLMSGSGPTMYALFSSENQATRLFNSLKGFCDDVYLTKTRMSGKEKSEVSS, from the coding sequence ATGGGAGAAGTTATCGAGAAAGCATATGCGAAGATTAATTTAACATTGGATGTCTTGTTTAAACGTGATGATGGTTATCATGAAGTTGAGATGATTATGACATCGCTTGAGCTTGCAGATTATTTATCATTTAGCAAACGGGATGATAAACAAATTCTTTTAAGTGCCGAGGGCGGTTCGATTCCGGTTAATGAGGAGAACTTATGCTACAAGGCCGCTTTTTTATTGCAACAACATTTTGGTGTTGAATATGGGGTAAATATTGCTATTAATAAGCAGATTCCGGTTGCTGCCGGACTTGCTGGTGGCAGCAGCGATGCGGCGGCCACCTTGCGCGGGTTAAACACGCTTTGGGAACTCAAGCTTTCGCTTGGCGAGCTTGAGGAACTTGGCGCTCAGATTGGCTCGGATGTGCCATTCTGCGTGCGTGGAAATACTGCGCTTGCCCGCGGTCGCGGTGAGGTACTTGAGCTGATTGCACCGATGCCAAGTTGTTTTGTGGTGTTGGCCAAACCGAAGTTTGGTTTTTCAACGGCACGGGTATATGACATATTGAATTTAAATAATATCGTGCATCCGGATACTACGGCAATGATTGCTGCAATTGAAAGCCAGGATGTTACCCAAATTGGCGCATTACTAAGTAATGTTTTAGCCAACTATAACAAAGATGAGATTGTAAAAATTAAACAGGTTATGGATGCAAGTACAACGCAAGGTGTCTTGATGAGCGGCAGCGGACCAACTATGTATGCGCTGTTTAGCAGTGAAAATCAGGCAACCCGTTTGTTTAATTCGTTAAAAGGTTTTTGTGATGATGTTTATCTTACTAAGACCCGAATGAGCGGTAAGGAAAAGAGTGAAGTGAGTTCGTGA
- a CDS encoding DUF4381 domain-containing protein encodes MFGSYEVLLIIGFVLVILVAVTWLIHYNRRRRQARVLARITQNSPWPIFPATITAARVINDFQVQVSFFITLKNGKQIYLEDVFGISEFMVMRTLAIEYDEVSGSYQFVDDLAVLRVEDLPVLQVGARVLAVNGLELEVETRSIFPLRLAVPVSVEQRVNLGDSVMLQMNPVAPLKAIQLMTDGGEERQ; translated from the coding sequence ATGTTTGGTTCGTATGAAGTGCTTTTAATTATCGGTTTTGTACTGGTAATTTTGGTGGCAGTTACATGGTTAATTCATTATAATCGCCGTCGCCGTCAGGCGAGGGTGCTGGCACGGATAACTCAGAATAGTCCGTGGCCAATATTTCCGGCAACAATTACCGCTGCCCGGGTTATTAATGATTTTCAAGTTCAGGTTTCATTTTTTATTACTTTAAAGAATGGTAAGCAGATTTACTTGGAGGATGTATTTGGCATTAGTGAGTTTATGGTGATGCGAACCTTGGCTATTGAATACGATGAGGTTAGCGGTAGTTATCAATTTGTAGATGATTTAGCGGTCTTGCGGGTTGAAGATTTGCCGGTTTTGCAAGTTGGTGCCAGAGTACTGGCAGTGAATGGACTGGAGCTCGAGGTTGAGACCAGAAGTATTTTTCCTTTGCGATTGGCGGTTCCGGTTAGTGTGGAGCAACGCGTTAATCTTGGTGATTCAGTGATGTTGCAAATGAATCCGGTAGCACCACTTAAGGCTATTCAGCTTATGACTGATGGCGGGGAAGAGCGGCAATAA
- a CDS encoding flavodoxin domain-containing protein has protein sequence MDSLIIYGGKYGTTEDCAQKVAAQLDGEVVVSAVKDFSAEDLAAAKRVIVGTSIYAGSLNKEVADLLLSKRDLLLQKDFAFFVCGMRDYEESMNFIRESFDPELLQHAQAYAFLGGQYQFDKMNFFEKQVIKMVTKKEGNPVSGKENVSSLSEERLAAFINQL, from the coding sequence ATGGATTCATTGATTATTTATGGTGGGAAGTATGGGACGACCGAGGATTGTGCCCAAAAAGTGGCAGCTCAGTTGGATGGTGAAGTTGTTGTGAGTGCGGTGAAGGATTTTTCGGCAGAGGATTTGGCAGCGGCAAAGCGAGTTATTGTTGGAACTTCAATTTATGCCGGCTCATTGAATAAAGAAGTTGCTGATTTATTGCTTAGTAAGCGGGACCTGTTATTGCAAAAGGATTTTGCTTTTTTTGTTTGCGGTATGCGTGATTATGAGGAGAGTATGAATTTTATTCGCGAGAGTTTTGATCCGGAGTTGTTGCAGCATGCTCAGGCGTATGCCTTTTTGGGCGGGCAATATCAGTTTGATAAGATGAATTTCTTTGAAAAACAAGTGATTAAGATGGTGACTAAAAAAGAGGGGAATCCGGTGAGTGGCAAGGAGAATGTTTCTTCTCTTTCGGAAGAACGCTTGGCAGCGTTTATTAATCAATTATAG
- a CDS encoding MetQ/NlpA family ABC transporter substrate-binding protein translates to MKKFLAIIITGVLAVSLAACGGTTNPETKKIVIGTSAGASSQILEFIKPQLEARGIELEIKTFNDYVLPNKALDGGDIDANLFQHIPFLNKAIAENGYDFSIASNVYVAPIGGYSKRITSLDQLPEGGLIITSSSVADHGRILTLLDKEGVITLKDGVDPVNATLADIVDNPKNLQFKMDVDPAMTAQTYQYDEADLVFINSGFATNAGLKPAEEAIILEGEDSAYINVVVTRTADAGKEEFKILDEVLHSAETQKYINENFPGTIIPVNN, encoded by the coding sequence TATTAGCAGTAAGCCTGGCGGCTTGTGGCGGTACTACAAACCCAGAAACCAAGAAGATTGTTATCGGTACAAGTGCCGGAGCCTCATCACAAATTTTAGAGTTCATCAAGCCTCAGCTTGAAGCGCGCGGAATTGAGCTTGAAATCAAAACGTTCAATGATTATGTGTTACCGAATAAAGCTTTGGATGGTGGCGATATCGATGCCAATTTATTCCAGCATATTCCTTTTCTGAACAAAGCTATAGCTGAAAATGGCTATGACTTTAGTATTGCCAGCAATGTGTATGTTGCACCAATTGGCGGCTACTCAAAACGGATTACCAGTTTGGACCAATTGCCAGAGGGCGGTTTGATTATTACCAGCAGCAGTGTTGCTGACCACGGACGAATCTTAACATTGTTGGATAAAGAGGGTGTCATTACTTTGAAAGATGGCGTTGATCCGGTTAATGCTACCCTTGCTGATATTGTTGATAATCCTAAAAATTTACAATTTAAAATGGATGTTGACCCGGCAATGACAGCACAAACATATCAATATGATGAGGCTGATTTAGTGTTCATCAATAGTGGCTTTGCTACTAATGCCGGCTTAAAACCTGCAGAGGAAGCTATTATTTTAGAGGGTGAAGACAGCGCCTATATTAATGTTGTTGTAACTCGTACTGCTGATGCTGGTAAAGAAGAGTTCAAAATTCTTGATGAAGTCTTGCACTCTGCAGAAACACAAAAATATATTAATGAGAACTTTCCCGGAACAATTATTCCGGTAAATAACTAG